Genomic DNA from Pseudomonadota bacterium:
ACCGAGCGCCTGCGCGCCTTCGGGCGTCAGCCGCCGCGTTGGCTGGCCGTCTTGGTGTTGTACGCAGCGCTTCTGGGCGCGCTGTCGGCGACCGTGGTGTTCGCTGTTCCGCGTCTTGCACTGGAAGTAAACAAGGCGGCCGGTGAGTTGCCGCGACTGGCCGTAGCTGCGAAAGACGAATGGCTGCCGTGGGTCGAAGACCGGATGCACAGCGCGCTGTCGCTCGCGGGAAACGATGCGGAGAGCAGCGGTGCGAGGCCTGCGCTCTTGCGCCCGCGAAGTAGCGTGGGCACCGAGCAGGGGCCACGGGACTCGCAGGGGATTCGCATCGTGGGACGATCGGATGGTGGCTACGAAATCCGACTGCCGGAACAAGGGTTGCTGGTGGCTTCCGAGGGGGAGGCGTATCGAGTGACTGTGGGGAAGCCTCGACAGGACGGCCCGTTGGATCTCGCAACCACCGTCGCCGATGCGGTGCGTCGCGCCGCCGAGAACACCGAGCGAACGACGGTTGCGGTTCTTGCAGCCGTGCAGGCGGTTGTGCGCGCTCTGAGCAACGGAGTCTTCACGTTTTTCATCACACTGATGCTGTCGGCGTACCTGATCATCACGAGCGATCGCATCAGGGGCTTCTTTCGGGCTCTGTACCTCCCTTCGCAGCGAGAGGAATTCGACAGGCTGGTGCACAGGATCGATCGCGGGTTGGCAGGTGTAATACGTGGCCAGCTGCTCATTTGCCTGGTCAACGGGATCCTGAGTGGAATCGGCTTCTACTTCTTCGGGCTCAAGTACTGGGTTGGTCTTACCCTGCTGGCCACGGTGTTGTCCCTGGTGCCGATCTTTGGAGCGATCCTGAGCTCGATTCCAGCGGTGGCTATTGCACTTCAAGACGGGATCGTGCTGGCGCTGCTCGTGCTCGGCTGGATCGTCATCATTCACCAGATCGAGGCCAACCTGCTCAATCCGAAGATCATGGGGGATGCGGCCAAGGTCCATCCGGTGCTGGTCGTCTTCGCCTTGCTGGCTGGAGCTCATGTGGCCGGAATAATAGGAGCGCTGCTGGGGGTGCCGGTGTTGAGCATTAC
This window encodes:
- a CDS encoding AI-2E family transporter → MAEAQASVEGSGSRPRRALFLGVSGVLLVACIVVFRAVLVPFVLGLVLAYVLYPLVTATERLRAFGRQPPRWLAVLVLYAALLGALSATVVFAVPRLALEVNKAAGELPRLAVAAKDEWLPWVEDRMHSALSLAGNDAESSGARPALLRPRSSVGTEQGPRDSQGIRIVGRSDGGYEIRLPEQGLLVASEGEAYRVTVGKPRQDGPLDLATTVADAVRRAAENTERTTVAVLAAVQAVVRALSNGVFTFFITLMLSAYLIITSDRIRGFFRALYLPSQREEFDRLVHRIDRGLAGVIRGQLLICLVNGILSGIGFYFFGLKYWVGLTLLATVLSLVPIFGAILSSIPAVAIALQDGIVLALLVLGWIVIIHQIEANLLNPKIMGDAAKVHPVLVVFALLAGAHVAGIIGALLGVPVLSITQSLFLHFREQALGVPKR